tatgAATATGGAGgattaaatttattcaattatttagaATTAAAATCAAGTTGATAGAATGTAtaagtattgaggactaaatatattattatacctGTTAGAACAAAAAAGCCACCTCATCATTTCTATTATTCATTTAATGGAAAGTGATTAAAACAAAACAATCGAAAATgttaataatgaaattaaaaattttaaatatgttattatacctGTTAGAACAAAAAAGCCACCTCAGCATTTCTATTACTCATTTAATAGAAAGTGATTAAAACAAAACAAtcgaaaattttaataataaaattaaaaattttatagtttGATGGCCAAAACAAAAACACTAATAATTAGGTGATTGGTAGAATAGTTTATCCCTTAAAATAGTTGTAGAAAAACCTATAAAATATTTTGTCaaaatatacataaataatattatattttcgaACTTAATTTTTCTAGAACAAAATTCAGAAAACCCAATAAGGAAATTGATATCTCTTGGTAACAATGATCAATGGTGATTTTGAACAAATGAAATGCATTGCAGCTGCCATTACTTCATTATTTAACTGGAAAAGAGTAGTTGTAATTTAAGAAGGTGAGGCCTTTGGGGTGATTCTGGGAAGTTAGCTCTTTTATCATAGGTTCTTAAAGCTGTCGGTTCGGAGATCGAATGATTGATCCTTTCACCATTTTCTTTACTTTCTAATCTAAATAAAATTGTCCAAAATGAGTTGATGAAGCAACTCAATTCAATCTGGGGTTTACATTGTTCTTCAATCATCATTACCAATAATAATCCATGTGTTTGAAAAAGCTAAGGAGATTGGACTTGTTGGCAGAGGCTCAACTTAGATCGTTATTGATACCATCTCGAATCACCTTGACTCTTTTAATAGTTCGTTGATTTCCTCCATACAAAGCACTTTAGGAATCAAGACCCACTACGATGAGGATAGTAATGTTTACAAAACGTTTTATCCCCCATTTCGGAGGACTTTTCGAGGCAAAAACTCTGAGGAAGATAACTTTCAACCAATCATTAATGCCCGAGCATACGAGTTGAAGAATCACATGTCTAATATTGTTATGTATTGAAGACTTGGCTGTCTAATTTATATATGAGTTGAGATAACACTTATTtgtggaaaaaaagaagaagaaagagagtATGATGAAAGATTGAAAAATCAGAAAAGGGAGCTAGGGAAGATGGGATGCTGTAATAGTAGAAAATGATAAGATTATGGTTTGGTTTTTTTTATTCCTTATGGTTATGAGCTTGAGCTTAACATTTAACAATATTTCTAAACTAAACATTTGAGAGATCCAGATTTTATTTAAAGTggttttttaataataattattttaaattaaacaatCGATCACACTAATTAAACTAAAAGCCAATGATTAGAGCTGTAGTTTTAAAAACATTACCTTCCTGAAAATTCAACAGAAGATCAAGTGGGATACTCATGCTCCACGAGAAACGCTATCTTTACGAGAGATAAGGAACCTTTTAATTAAATAATGTCAGACGCTATAGTCAATCATAGCTCCTATCTTCTTCGCATGCCATTATTGGTTCCCACTCTGAATAGACAACCAGATTGGTGAGAAACCAAACatattatttattgaaattttccTGCAAAAAATATAAGGTTGTGTCCAAACAGATTTAAAAATGTGAATGAAATGCAAACTTTTAAAAAGGGATGACCCCATTTCATCAATCTTTTCAAGCTGCACTCCCATATTTACAGTTCCTAATGCTGTAATTAATCCCAACATGATTATGAACCCAAAAGTAGAATCTTGGTCGTCCAATTATTAATTTGGATacaaatatttataatttgaatttgCATTCAATActccattaaaaatatatattgtcATGAGTctgtaaaaagaaaacaaaaaaggaTGTAAATTGGACTAAGGTACAATTTTATTATCACAAACACAGATGAAAATACATAAAACTTGGAAGTAAACACAACGGCTAGATTCAACCCTGGTGGTATTGGAATACCTTCCAGTTATTCTCCCAGAAATCATGGAAATGGAAATCCATCATGAACTCCCAAATCCCAAGCCCGATAAGTTTACACAGATAGATATTTCTTATGGAGGAAGATGCATTAGGCAGCAAGCAAAGGGACTTCAAAACCAAGTGCCTTTTTAGTGTGGAGAGGAAGGAATAAAACATCATCGGGTTTGCCAAGACGAGTGGAGTTGACATAGTCTTGGGGACAATGATTTGCAACTCCAGGGATTAACAATCCAAATAATCTCACACCAAACATCAGCCACCCATCTGTATAATCTGCTCCATATTTAGCCTTCATTGTGAAGCTTCTTATCACCTCATAAATGGCGTTCATATGCATCGGAAAGAATCCAAACAGCGAGAAGTAGTTCAAGTATGGTACTTCCTCCAATATCTGCATTTAATAAATAGGATTTCCCAAAAAGGTTAGGggatatatttataaaacaataaatGCATTGCTCATACCCAATGAGGATATCGTATAATTGTCTTCATCCCTTGGGAAAATTAATTTCTTGATGAGAAACGAGGGAACCATTTTCAAGTTTTATATCAACCACATAATTTGCAaatctggtttttttttttttaatttctaaattATCTGACATATAGTATCATGTGTCTGTCAATAAGCACATGTGTATAGTGAATGACAGGATCCTGACAATATCCATtcgaacataaaagaaaaaatgacAATATCTTCATCTAAAACATTTTGGTTCCGAaatcttgtattttattttattttaaattttatataatgttgtaaaaaaaattttacctttGCTTGATATTTACTGTTGTAGTAAACGCAGGTACCAAAGTGCTTGAACATGCCGTCGAAAGGAACCCTAGGAACTATATCATTACAGTAAACATATCTGTAAAACTGGATCCCATTTTTGTTCAAATTCTTCTCCATGTAGCCGGCAAAGGCTTCGTCACCAACTCTGGGCTGCCCGAACGTGTAAACGCCTTCCATTCTCTCAAGCACCAACTGTTCGTCGTGGTAAAACAAAATCGCCGGGAAAAGAGCAGCCAAGGCTCCCCCCAAACTGTGGCCCGTCACTATAACTTTCGCCTCAGGGCTGTTCTTCAAAAGGTCTTTCAACCTATCCCTTATGTCATAATAAGCCAAAGGTGCTTTGCGAGTAAGATCTGGAATCACAAACTTGGGCCAACCCACAAGTTTCTGCATCCCCAAAGCTTTCAAGAAACCACTGTGAATCTTCCCAATGTTGGGGAATTCGTACCAAGACAGATCGGCGTCCGAACACCAATCGTCGGCACTAAACGGTTGTGTTCCTCGGAAGGAAACAACAATAGTGTCGTGCTCCGAAGTTTTGTTTCGGAACATCACCACTTGGGTATCCGGTTGCCTCAGGTAATCTGTCAAAGCAAATGCATCCAGTTAACGTCGATTTGTTAAAAGTGATAATTTTAAACGAAAAGAAGTAACGAATGTACGTATTTGTTTATACCGTTCCAATAATTATAGAATCCGATGACTTCCATCTGCAGACAAAGACAACAAACAATGTAAGAATCAAATGATGTTTGATTATCaatagaaataaaaacaaaaccaaaaaaaataaaaatttatcgtACCCCCCAATTGTTTTCGATTATAGATTTGTTGTAAGCAGCATTATTATAAACAGCTTTACAAGTCATAATAGCTAGCGCTGGATAATACATAGAATTCCCGTATATAATCTGTTTGTCTAAATCCTTTCTCAAGTCCGTATATCCAACAGCAGAGACATATGTTGCTGCTTCTCTGCTTGGAATCACCACCTTCCCTGTTCATCGTCCAGATAATTAAAATTCAGCGTTGtatgtctttttttttaattattacaaTAAAAAGGAAAATGTACACAAGTCTCTTAAATGAACGGTTTCTATATTAGtttgttttttttcttaaatctgttttgttgttttttggttttggtttggtttggtttTCTTTCGGCAGAGATTTTTTTTTCAGCTTTCTACAATAAAGATGAAATTTCACTTTAGTCTTGTTacagaataaataaaataagcagAACAAGACAGAAATATTTAATACAGCATGAACAAAAAAAGCTAGTCTGGCCTTcacctcccccccccccccccgggGGAAAAAACAGCTTGTCAGCCTCCTTAATTTTCTTATCTTTAGTTCCATGCATGCACTATACTTATGTCTTCGGGGGAATAATGATAATTCAacccaaaaattttatttaaaaattgaaatgATGATTCTTTCATATTATCTTAGATTTGTAAGAAAAATGTCGAAATTGAAACTAGGGTAACTAAGATCGAAAATATCACATTCTTACggttaaaaatatcattttatatatagATCTAGATTTATTTTTGGTCAATATCACAAAATCACGAGTCAAGTTAACTAGTTATGGTTAGATTAATCTTCAaaaggtaaaaataaaattaaaacaaaactccTTTTCTTTAGTTTAAATTATAATGTTTTTACcaattattaattataattattcatatcttttggaaaatatttattgCTACAGTAATAATTTAACTCAAGTAAGTCATATTCTCAAGTACTTTTTGTATTTATTAACTCAATCACTAAACCTTTTTTCTCAGCAAAATTCAATTACTAAACTGTAAATATAAAACTAAATGATGATGATGGTAATAATAGTGATGATGAtgttgagcaaaaaaaaaaatgatggtGGTGATATCAAGACTCCTTTTATCCTCATGGGATTTGAgagaatatataaataaaaccaaatttcattttattttttaaaaaaagaacgtAAACTCATTTGCATATAAATAAAacaatatatttctatttttatattgtttatactcattaaattaaaatataatgaataaaatttcattccataaTTAATATAGCAACATTTGTCAAAATAAATTTAGATCAGcatctttttattaaattacatCCTTTAATCATAATATTTTTAGTTAATGTTCTCATCATAATATTCAAGTAATAAAATTAATGGAGAATTCATTTTATTTAGTGAAGAGTGACTACTTAATTAAATATTATCCCATTTTACTAGAAATTTGGAGGAGCTCTTGTCCTGCTAAAGATATACAAATGGTGAAGATAGAAATGATATATacatatagatatacatattgGAAGCCATTTTTTCATTATTATGTTATGCTTAAGATATCAAATTGTTCATCTTTGGGTGTAAATATAAGCGAAAACAGTAatgcataaaataataaaaaaaccctAAACAAAGAAATAGATGTAAGTAAATGTACTTTATATGTTGGTGACTATGTAGTGTGTTTACCTGTCATGACCTTTTTAATGAGACCAAACAAGCCACCATTGTTAGTGAAAAGGTTGAGCATATCCTCAAAAGTTTGGCCGGCCAAAGCCATTGGCGTCTTTATGGAAAGCAGAAACTTCTGTAACAGAGTAGAGAGGAATATAACAAGTCTATACCAGAAACTGTCCTCAGTTTCGATACTGGTTTCTATAAATTTTCTCTTCTTTAAATTTTTAGAAAACAAGAGGGCAGTTAGATCAAAGAAAGAGGCTTTCTTAGggttcaatagcatataattgCTATAGAACTGCTTTCTCCCTGGCGTCACTTCCATGGCTCCGCTGCAAACAAAAAGAAAACACTAAGTTGTGTGATTGGGGGAGGGGGAATTCAGCTTAGGGATGCTTTGCTATTGAGGTTTGATGCCAAATTTATAGGCAGAAGCAACATGGAGATGGGCTCCAAGTTGGGTAGGATACTGGCAAAtgacatgcattggattaattacAGAGGGTTGATTTTTTTTTCCACGTGTTTTTCAACACTCTCAATTTTTATTCGGATTTATTCTCCATATGTTAAAGACGTTCCCATTCATATCATCTTGATATCTCTTTCACTTTTCTATATACCTACTTGATATATTTAAGTACTTTTTCTACGCAATTCCCATAAAAATCATGTCCAGATAAGGTTCTTGTAAATGGTAGTTACAGTTAATAAGTGTattattgtaataataataataataataataataataaaagccaTTGGAGTTTGTATTTGTAATTGCACTATATTTGTTAcacttaaaaatatataaaaattaatttaatttatatgttattttaaattaatcaatattatgatttattaaaagaataataTTTTATGTATCATTGGTGCATAAGTTTTATACACCACTAGTGAATAACAATATGACACATCATTATTAGATTAAACAAAAAATATGTAGGACTTGTAAATAGTTACTAATAACTCCATTAATAGtaactattataaataaatattaataactctCGGATTTAAGATCTTCAACTTAAGGGTTTAGGGTATTGggttttagtatttatttataattaactaTTATTTAGATTGCTTAaataaagttattaatatttatttataagtccttcacaatttttttgttttatttaatgatGACAGAAAATCTTATATTTAtgccctttataatttataaaagtttaaattagtaatggtaaaattgcactttggcctcactaaaataataaaatttgatttaactatctaaaaattataaagatataaattattaaaatgacgaaattacatttttactattataaaatatataatttaattccagccccaaaaaatttctaatttttcccGAGATAAGATATCATGTTATTATTATTCACCGATAATACATGAGACTTATATATCGATAAtgcattaaatataaattttaaacactttattagtaaataatataaaattttgtaaattaaaaatttgatataaaaatcatattttaaatattaaaataacatacaaattaattaaaatatacaataaaataaatacttaAAATCAGAGTTTAAAAGTCAGCTTTATCTTTCCACAGCTAATAATTATGTTCACATCTACCCTTGTAGAAAATTACCAAAACCAAAACAATCACTCTACCAACCAAAACTGTTACTTTTCTCAAGTCAAATAAAGGTTATCACTATAAATTAAACTAATCACAGTGGTGTGCAGTGTACACTGTTAACTAACGTAGCTgagcataaaataaataaataaataaaacacgcCTATCAGTCGTCCTTCCGACCTAAATGAGCTTACAAGCAACAACATCTTCCTCAATTAATAGTGTACTATTATTTTTTGCTTGGCCAAAATATAGATATTCTTTGTCTTTTCCTTTATCAATATTGATTTCAGAAAAAGCCTTGCTTACTCCATTATTGGCACAAAATTGAACTATTAGTGGAATGATAAATAATTtggttaattattaaaattatatatgaattttaatttaa
This is a stretch of genomic DNA from Gossypium arboreum isolate Shixiya-1 chromosome 11, ASM2569848v2, whole genome shotgun sequence. It encodes these proteins:
- the LOC108483513 gene encoding triacylglycerol lipase OBL1-like, whose protein sequence is MEVTPGRKQFYSNYMLLNPKKASFFDLTALLFSKNLKKRKFIETSIETEDSFWYRLVIFLSTLLQKFLLSIKTPMALAGQTFEDMLNLFTNNGGLFGLIKKVMTGKVVIPSREAATYVSAVGYTDLRKDLDKQIIYGNSMYYPALAIMTCKAVYNNAAYNKSIIENNWGMEVIGFYNYWNDYLRQPDTQVVMFRNKTSEHDTIVVSFRGTQPFSADDWCSDADLSWYEFPNIGKIHSGFLKALGMQKLVGWPKFVIPDLTRKAPLAYYDIRDRLKDLLKNSPEAKVIVTGHSLGGALAALFPAILFYHDEQLVLERMEGVYTFGQPRVGDEAFAGYMEKNLNKNGIQFYRYVYCNDIVPRVPFDGMFKHFGTCVYYNSKYQAKILEEVPYLNYFSLFGFFPMHMNAIYEVIRSFTMKAKYGADYTDGWLMFGVRLFGLLIPGVANHCPQDYVNSTRLGKPDDVLFLPLHTKKALGFEVPLLAA